Proteins encoded in a region of the Zea mays cultivar B73 chromosome 2, Zm-B73-REFERENCE-NAM-5.0, whole genome shotgun sequence genome:
- the LOC100276810 gene encoding uncharacterized protein LOC100276810 isoform 1 (isoform 1 is encoded by transcript variant 1), producing MNKQQQAYGYGNGQQADVPGYCCFHPREVGVGVCAHCLKDRLLLLLAAANNNKIDDDARRKSRSRSRSISLPKVFALGSSFLQRLDSRHHRGRGRDNNCYSDDDDATASVASLDDSFISIKFEDNGKATWDSQSQHKAAAPARSSSTTTMVAVEHVKRVGVTRWRKQVVGRMLQLARWRRSSAAAGGLDGKKAAAAAAERSKARGRGWIRSLTRRRAHGDRAW from the exons ATGAACAAGCAGCAGCAGGCGTACGGGTACGGAAATGGGCAGCAGGCCGACGTCCCAGGCTACTGCTGTTTCCATCCCCgggaggtcggcgtcggcgtctGCGCTCACTGCCTCAAGgatcgcctcctcctcctcctcgccgcTGCCAACAACAATAAGATCGACGACGACGCCCGCCGCaaaagcaggagcaggagcaggagcatctCCCTCCCCAAGGTCTTCGCGCTCGGCTCCTCCTTCCTCCAGCGCCTCGACTCCCGCCACCACCGGGGACGAGGGCGGGACAACAACTGCTactccgacgacgacgacgccaccGCCTCCGTCGCAAGCCTCGATG ATTCCTTCATCTCCATCAAATTCGAGGACAACGGCAAGGCGACGTGGGACAGCCAGAGCCAGCACAAGGCGGCAGCTCCCGCGAGGTCGTCGTCGACGACGACCATGGTAGCGGTGGAGCACGTCAAGCGTGTCGGCGTCACCCGGTGGCGCAAACAGGTGGTGGGCCGCATGCTGCAGCTGGCGCGCTGGAGGAGGTCGTCCGCCGCTGCGGGTGGGCTGGACGGCaagaaggcggcggcggcggcggctgagcGGTCCAAGGCCAGAGGGAGAGGCTGGATCCGGAGCCTCACTCGGAGGCGCGCGCACGGGGACCGGGCGTGGTAG
- the LOC100276810 gene encoding uncharacterized protein LOC100276810 isoform 2 (isoform 2 is encoded by transcript variant 2) yields the protein MNKQQQAYGYGNGQQADVPGYCCFHPREVGVGVCAHCLKDRLLLLLAAANNNKIDDDARRKSRSRSRSISLPKVFALGSSFLQRLDSRHHRGRGRDNNCYSDDDDATASVASLDGTIPSICSLLVSCLLARSMIQWPGGCEKKKIPSSPSNSRTTARRRGTARASTRRQLPRGRRRRRPW from the coding sequence ATGAACAAGCAGCAGCAGGCGTACGGGTACGGAAATGGGCAGCAGGCCGACGTCCCAGGCTACTGCTGTTTCCATCCCCgggaggtcggcgtcggcgtctGCGCTCACTGCCTCAAGgatcgcctcctcctcctcctcgccgcTGCCAACAACAATAAGATCGACGACGACGCCCGCCGCaaaagcaggagcaggagcaggagcatctCCCTCCCCAAGGTCTTCGCGCTCGGCTCCTCCTTCCTCCAGCGCCTCGACTCCCGCCACCACCGGGGACGAGGGCGGGACAACAACTGCTactccgacgacgacgacgccaccGCCTCCGTCGCAAGCCTCGATGGTACAATCCCATCCATCTGCAGTTTGCTTGTTTCTTGTCTGCTTGCCAGATCAATGATTCAGTGGCCCGGCGGATGTGAAAAAAAAAAGATTCCTTCATCTCCATCAAATTCGAGGACAACGGCAAGGCGACGTGGGACAGCCAGAGCCAGCACAAGGCGGCAGCTCCCGCGAGGTCGTCGTCGACGACGACCATGGTAG